One Streptomyces lincolnensis genomic region harbors:
- a CDS encoding winged helix-turn-helix transcriptional regulator → MARAPRCGPYICGIDAALDVVSGKWKGLILWELDAHRVRRFAQLRRGLPGVSEKMLTQHLREMEEDGLVHREVYAEVPPRVEYSLTEHGHTLNQALEPLGAWGAERIRREGSEKVEVAEISHN, encoded by the coding sequence ATGGCCAGGGCGCCGAGATGCGGACCCTACATCTGCGGTATCGACGCCGCGCTCGACGTGGTGAGCGGCAAGTGGAAGGGGCTGATCCTCTGGGAGCTCGACGCCCATCGCGTACGTCGCTTCGCCCAACTCCGCCGCGGTCTGCCCGGAGTGAGCGAGAAGATGCTGACCCAGCATCTGCGCGAGATGGAGGAGGACGGACTGGTGCACCGGGAGGTCTACGCCGAGGTGCCGCCACGCGTGGAGTACTCCCTGACCGAGCACGGGCACACCCTCAACCAAGCGCTCGAACCGCTCGGCGCCTGGGGAGCCGAACGGATACGACGCGAAGGCTCCGAAAAGGTCGAGGTCGCCGAGATCTCACACAATTAG
- a CDS encoding prephenate dehydratase — translation MTIAAYQGEPGSNSATAARALYPGGGELPCTSFEQALDAVTLGTADVAVIPVDNSAAGRVADVHHLLPESGLFIVAEYFLAIRFDLMGVPGATLDQVECVRSHVHALGQCRKVLREGGWRTLVSDDTAGAAREVAELGDARHAALAPPAAAALYGLEVLRPEVEDDPDNTTRFVVLSRDADLAPRTGEPTMTSLFFSVRNIPSALYKALGGFASSGVNLTKIESYQIGAGLNASRFYVEIEGHPDDERIALALHELRFFSTEVRILGVYAAHPHRVGK, via the coding sequence GTGACGATCGCCGCATATCAGGGTGAACCCGGATCCAATTCGGCGACCGCCGCGCGTGCCCTCTACCCCGGGGGTGGTGAACTGCCCTGTACGAGCTTCGAGCAGGCCCTGGACGCCGTGACGCTCGGCACAGCCGACGTCGCCGTGATCCCGGTGGACAACTCGGCGGCCGGACGTGTGGCGGACGTGCATCATCTGCTGCCGGAGTCGGGGCTGTTCATCGTCGCCGAGTACTTCCTGGCCATCCGCTTCGACCTGATGGGGGTGCCCGGCGCGACCCTGGACCAGGTGGAGTGCGTACGCAGTCATGTGCACGCCCTGGGACAGTGCCGCAAGGTGCTGCGGGAGGGCGGCTGGCGCACTCTCGTCAGCGACGACACGGCGGGCGCGGCGCGTGAGGTGGCCGAGCTGGGCGACGCGCGGCACGCGGCGCTCGCCCCGCCCGCCGCGGCCGCACTGTACGGCCTTGAGGTGCTGCGGCCCGAGGTCGAGGACGACCCGGACAACACGACTCGGTTCGTCGTCCTGTCCCGGGACGCCGACCTGGCCCCGCGCACCGGGGAGCCGACGATGACGAGCCTGTTCTTCAGCGTGCGCAACATCCCCAGCGCGCTGTACAAGGCATTGGGCGGGTTCGCCAGCAGCGGCGTCAACCTCACCAAGATCGAGAGCTACCAGATCGGCGCCGGACTCAACGCCAGCCGCTTCTACGTCGAGATCGAGGGCCACCCCGACGACGAGCGCATCGCCCTCGCCCTGCACGAGCTGCGCTTCTTCTCCACCGAGGTGCGCATCCTGGGCGTGTACGCCGCGCATCCGCACCGGGTGGGTAAGTGA
- a CDS encoding polyprenyl synthetase — protein sequence MTEEEGRREGVVGLEGHAVLLVAGLADVAMTTLGSALGTVRGLLRRSDVTELAAEAEQDLVARGRLVLDRYGAVPPAHLEVLARHAAARKTIDGV from the coding sequence ATGACGGAGGAAGAGGGACGGCGCGAGGGCGTGGTGGGGCTTGAGGGCCATGCGGTGCTGCTGGTGGCCGGTCTGGCCGATGTGGCCATGACCACGCTGGGATCGGCACTGGGGACCGTGCGGGGGCTGTTACGGCGCTCCGACGTCACCGAACTGGCGGCGGAGGCCGAGCAGGACCTCGTGGCGCGCGGGCGTCTGGTGCTGGACCGGTACGGGGCCGTCCCGCCGGCCCACCTGGAGGTCCTCGCCCGGCACGCGGCGGCCCGGAAGACGATCGATGGCGTCTGA
- a CDS encoding cytochrome P450, translating to MRTPSSLLRAFRPQVQGRLYDFYDELRSTDDLFWDHRLDAWVATGHAVVSSAAGDPRLSSVRYPDIAAVSEELRPLARVLSRQMLYSDAPDHPRLRALISKAFAPRAVATLRARIVEAVDRIITHAAPTGRMDIVADLARPLPLTIICDLLDVPHRDRPALAAWSEPVAEAIGNSRLDADGNRAASQSMADLLTYLRGLLTRQDTPPAPHTLRALIDAQAQDTGQDLDELLANCALLLIAGHETTTHFIGNATLALLRHPQAADQLRRRPDLMPAAVEELLRYDAPVQLMLRRARQDMDLAGRAVGEGQTVLLVCGAANRDPAVFPDPHVLDFGRAGGRHMAFGHGPHFCLGAALARMEGAIALEALLTRLPDLRLDGTEPQWQRSLNFRGLTRLDVAFAPVPDAQDTGVQEPVAGLSREAGGLQV from the coding sequence ATGCGCACACCCTCATCGCTGCTGCGAGCCTTCCGTCCTCAAGTCCAAGGCCGGCTCTACGACTTCTACGACGAGCTGCGGAGCACGGACGACCTGTTCTGGGACCATCGCCTGGACGCCTGGGTCGCGACCGGGCACGCCGTGGTCAGCAGCGCCGCGGGAGACCCCCGGCTGTCCTCGGTGCGCTACCCCGACATCGCGGCCGTCTCCGAGGAGCTGCGGCCGCTGGCCCGGGTCCTGAGCCGGCAGATGCTCTACAGCGATGCCCCCGATCACCCCCGGCTGCGGGCTCTGATCAGCAAGGCCTTCGCTCCCAGGGCGGTGGCGACACTCCGCGCCCGGATCGTCGAGGCCGTCGACCGGATCATCACCCATGCCGCGCCGACCGGTCGCATGGACATCGTCGCGGACCTCGCCCGGCCGCTGCCCCTCACCATCATCTGCGACCTCCTCGACGTGCCCCACCGGGACCGCCCCGCCCTGGCCGCCTGGTCCGAGCCGGTCGCCGAGGCCATCGGCAACTCCCGGCTCGACGCCGACGGCAACCGCGCGGCCTCGCAGAGCATGGCGGACCTGCTCACCTACCTCCGCGGGCTGCTCACCCGGCAGGACACCCCTCCGGCCCCGCACACTCTGCGCGCACTGATCGACGCACAGGCACAGGACACCGGCCAGGACCTCGACGAACTCCTCGCCAACTGCGCCCTGCTCCTGATCGCGGGCCACGAGACGACCACCCACTTCATCGGCAACGCCACCCTCGCCCTGCTCCGCCACCCGCAGGCGGCCGACCAGCTCCGCCGCCGCCCCGATCTGATGCCCGCCGCGGTCGAGGAGCTCCTGCGCTACGACGCCCCGGTGCAGCTGATGCTGCGCCGGGCCCGGCAGGACATGGACCTGGCGGGCCGCGCGGTCGGTGAAGGACAGACGGTGCTCCTGGTGTGCGGTGCCGCAAACCGGGATCCGGCCGTGTTTCCCGACCCCCATGTACTGGACTTCGGGCGGGCCGGCGGACGGCACATGGCGTTCGGGCACGGACCCCATTTCTGCCTCGGCGCGGCGCTGGCCCGGATGGAGGGCGCGATCGCGCTGGAAGCACTCCTCACCCGGCTTCCGGACCTGCGCCTGGACGGCACCGAGCCACAGTGGCAGCGCAGCCTCAACTTCCGTGGGCTCACCCGCCTGGACGTCGCTTTCGCCCCGGTCCCGGACGCACAGGACACAGGAGTGCAAGAACCGGTCGCCGGTCTGTCACGTGAGGCGGGCGGCCTTCAGGTGTGA
- the eno gene encoding phosphopyruvate hydratase, which produces MSAEAVGSVDATIEAVIARRIIDSRGNPTVEVDVVLADGSLGRAAVPSGASTGAREAVELRDGDSARWHGKGVDRAVAHVNGEIAASVRGLDAADQAGLDATLVALDGTATKSRLGANAILGVSLATAKAAAAAHRQPLYRYLGGADAHLLPLPMMNIVNGGAHADNPLDFQEFMIAPVGADTFAEAVRMGSEVFHTLRRDLLAAGHSTGVGDEGGFAPALRTAEEALDFVMTAIERTGYRSGTDIGLVMDPATSEFFRDGVYDYVGEGVRRTPSEHADYLAKLIDAYPVVSIEDPMAEDDLDGWRELTARVGDRCQLTGDDVFCTNETLLREGIRTGVGNSVLVKVNQIGTLTEALAAVATAHQAGWTAVMSHRSGETEDTTIADLAVATGCGQIKTGSLSRSDRTAKYNQLIRIEEELGDSARYAGRSALRRA; this is translated from the coding sequence ATGTCCGCAGAGGCAGTCGGAAGCGTCGATGCCACCATCGAGGCCGTCATCGCCCGCCGGATCATCGACAGCCGGGGCAACCCCACGGTCGAGGTCGACGTCGTCCTGGCGGACGGGTCCCTGGGGCGCGCGGCTGTCCCCTCGGGCGCCTCCACCGGTGCCCGGGAAGCCGTGGAACTGCGCGACGGAGACTCCGCGCGCTGGCACGGCAAGGGCGTCGACCGCGCGGTGGCCCACGTCAACGGGGAGATCGCGGCGTCCGTGCGCGGCCTGGACGCGGCGGACCAAGCGGGTCTCGACGCCACGCTGGTCGCCCTCGACGGCACCGCCACGAAGTCCCGCCTCGGCGCCAACGCGATCCTCGGCGTCTCCCTCGCCACCGCCAAGGCCGCCGCGGCGGCCCACCGCCAGCCCCTCTACCGCTACCTCGGCGGCGCCGACGCCCACCTCCTGCCGCTGCCGATGATGAACATCGTCAACGGCGGCGCCCATGCCGACAATCCGCTGGATTTCCAGGAGTTCATGATCGCGCCCGTGGGTGCGGACACCTTCGCCGAAGCCGTCCGCATGGGCAGCGAGGTCTTCCATACTCTGCGCCGCGATCTGCTGGCCGCCGGGCACTCCACGGGCGTCGGCGACGAAGGTGGCTTCGCGCCCGCGCTGCGTACCGCCGAGGAGGCGCTCGACTTCGTGATGACCGCCATCGAGCGCACCGGCTACCGCTCCGGCACGGACATCGGCCTGGTCATGGACCCGGCGACGTCGGAGTTCTTCCGCGACGGGGTGTACGACTACGTGGGCGAGGGGGTGCGGCGCACCCCCTCCGAGCACGCCGACTACCTGGCCAAGCTCATCGACGCCTACCCGGTCGTCTCCATCGAGGACCCGATGGCGGAGGACGACCTGGACGGCTGGCGCGAGCTGACCGCCCGCGTCGGCGACCGCTGTCAGCTCACCGGCGACGACGTGTTCTGCACCAACGAGACCCTGCTGCGCGAGGGCATCCGCACCGGCGTCGGCAACTCGGTCCTGGTCAAGGTCAATCAGATCGGCACCCTGACCGAGGCGCTGGCCGCGGTGGCCACGGCCCACCAGGCGGGCTGGACGGCTGTCATGTCGCACCGCTCGGGCGAGACGGAGGACACCACCATCGCGGATCTGGCGGTGGCCACCGGCTGCGGTCAGATCAAGACCGGCTCACTCTCCCGCTCCGACCGCACGGCGAAGTACAACCAACTGATCCGGATCGAAGAGGAGTTGGGCGACTCGGCGCGCTACGCGGGCCGCTCCGCACTGCGTCGGGCGTAG
- a CDS encoding MarR family winged helix-turn-helix transcriptional regulator, protein MPTPEAAAIATELRTAMGKLTRRVKHEDRIPLGQVAVLGALDRNGAMTTSDLATDQRVRPQSMARAVGLLMEQNLITRRAHPTDGRKSLVDLSDAGRAALEAERGRRAGWLAQAIEAELTEEERELLARSATLLERLATR, encoded by the coding sequence ATGCCCACCCCGGAAGCCGCCGCCATCGCCACCGAACTGCGCACCGCGATGGGCAAGCTCACCCGACGCGTCAAACACGAGGACCGCATCCCCCTGGGTCAGGTCGCCGTGCTCGGCGCACTCGACCGCAACGGCGCCATGACTACCAGCGACCTCGCCACCGATCAGCGCGTACGCCCCCAGTCCATGGCCCGCGCGGTCGGCCTGCTCATGGAACAGAACCTCATCACCCGCCGGGCGCACCCCACGGACGGCCGCAAGTCGCTGGTCGACCTGTCGGACGCCGGCCGAGCCGCCCTCGAAGCGGAGCGCGGCCGCAGAGCTGGTTGGCTCGCGCAGGCCATCGAGGCCGAACTCACCGAGGAAGAGCGTGAGTTGCTGGCACGAAGTGCCACCCTGCTGGAGCGGCTCGCCACCCGATAA
- a CDS encoding GNAT family N-acetyltransferase, with the protein MPGVTSAASHDHPERALLDRIEEYYDAIPRHAARVEDHGPLTLFVREGQGWPFYARPTRGRPGPLEAADVQKVRARQRELGIPESFEWVAETTPTLRTAAEEAGLVVHEHPLMVLDPGTPAAALPALPTLPGNISVRIVGADDPILPSALAVPHLAFAEPGTHVGQAGTAQLAEAADGCVADGTVERLALRIRAGLTAVAAAVENGAALATGQHQPLAGISEIVGVGTLPAARRRGLGLAVTAELVADARSRGAATVFLSAGDHDVARIYARLGFREIGTALIAEPAETAE; encoded by the coding sequence ATGCCCGGCGTGACTTCTGCCGCTTCTCACGACCACCCCGAACGGGCTTTGCTGGACCGGATCGAGGAGTACTACGACGCGATCCCGCGCCACGCCGCCCGCGTCGAGGACCACGGACCGCTCACCTTGTTCGTGCGGGAGGGCCAGGGCTGGCCCTTCTACGCACGTCCGACGCGGGGACGGCCCGGCCCGCTGGAGGCCGCCGACGTGCAGAAGGTCCGTGCCCGTCAGCGGGAGCTGGGGATCCCGGAGAGTTTCGAATGGGTCGCCGAGACCACGCCGACGCTGCGGACAGCGGCCGAGGAGGCGGGACTCGTGGTCCACGAACATCCGCTGATGGTGCTCGATCCCGGCACTCCCGCAGCGGCGTTGCCAGCGTTGCCGACGTTGCCCGGAAACATATCGGTGCGGATCGTGGGCGCGGACGATCCGATCCTGCCCAGCGCCCTGGCCGTTCCTCACCTCGCCTTCGCCGAACCTGGAACCCACGTCGGCCAGGCGGGGACGGCGCAGCTGGCGGAAGCGGCCGACGGCTGTGTCGCAGACGGAACGGTGGAACGCTTGGCGCTACGGATCCGGGCGGGTCTGACGGCGGTCGCCGCGGCCGTCGAGAACGGGGCGGCGCTGGCCACGGGCCAGCATCAACCGCTCGCGGGAATCAGCGAGATCGTCGGCGTCGGAACGCTCCCCGCGGCTCGCCGTCGCGGTCTCGGCCTCGCGGTCACCGCGGAACTGGTGGCCGACGCCCGATCGCGGGGCGCGGCAACCGTCTTCCTGTCGGCCGGTGACCACGACGTCGCGCGGATCTACGCGCGACTCGGCTTCCGCGAGATCGGGACGGCCCTGATCGCCGAGCCCGCGGAGACTGCCGAGTAG
- a CDS encoding beta-galactosidase: MTDLPARVLFGAAYYHEYQPYERLKTDLDLMAEAKFTVIRVGESVWSTWEPENGRFELDWLQPVLDGAHERGISVVLGTPTYAVPPWLARQYPEIAAEDATGRRAAWGGRQEVDITHPAFRFHAERVIRAITARYAGHPAVIGFQVDNEPGPRLPHNHGVFQRFVDDLRQRYGDVETLNREWGLVYWSHRLSTWADLWKPEGNAQPQYDLAWRAFQARQTTEFIAWQAGIVREYARPGQFVTTCLAYWSPGLEDDELTDSLDVTAGNPYYDMQDSLTMPEPPREKLPGQWMDYGAWALHHSADRIYSSRQEPFLITETNAQAIGGPSDNRPAFDGQWRQAAWALVARGARMIEYWHWHTLHFGTETYWGGILPHSGRPGRAYGELARLGAEFERAGDLVAGITPDADIAMVYSAPSKWLMNKYPPLAGPDGGPDAGAYEGIFAPFYRGAFEAGRQVRILHARQLHDPRGERPGLAPESAAELHPVLIAPALYVADDGMLDWLGAYAEAGGHLVLGPRTGYGDHEARARHEVTPARLVRAAGVRYDEFSNLHADLPLRTAPDSPLQLPADAVATRWVEGLAVEDADVLAEYDHPHFGRWPAVTTRRHGAGRVTCVGTVPGRDLARALAGWLAPTPGSGWQDLPDSVTVATGTAPDGRRVHVVHNWNWQPATAQAPLDLTDALDGSAVPAGTPVRLGAWDVRVFAAAPEADA; the protein is encoded by the coding sequence ATGACTGATCTGCCCGCGCGCGTCCTGTTCGGCGCCGCCTACTACCACGAGTACCAGCCGTACGAGCGGCTCAAGACCGACCTCGATCTCATGGCGGAGGCGAAGTTCACCGTCATCCGCGTCGGTGAGTCGGTCTGGTCCACCTGGGAGCCGGAGAACGGCCGGTTCGAACTCGACTGGCTGCAACCCGTCCTCGACGGCGCCCACGAGCGCGGTATCTCCGTCGTCCTCGGCACTCCCACCTACGCGGTGCCGCCGTGGCTGGCCCGGCAGTACCCGGAGATCGCCGCCGAGGACGCCACCGGGCGGCGCGCCGCGTGGGGTGGCCGGCAGGAGGTCGACATCACGCACCCGGCCTTCCGCTTCCACGCGGAGCGGGTGATCCGTGCGATCACGGCCCGCTACGCCGGCCATCCCGCGGTCATCGGTTTCCAGGTCGACAACGAGCCGGGCCCGCGGCTGCCGCACAACCACGGTGTCTTCCAGCGGTTCGTGGACGACCTGCGTCAGCGGTACGGCGATGTGGAGACCCTCAACCGCGAGTGGGGGCTGGTGTACTGGTCGCACCGGCTGTCCACCTGGGCCGACCTGTGGAAGCCGGAGGGCAACGCACAGCCGCAGTACGACCTGGCCTGGCGGGCGTTCCAGGCCCGGCAGACCACCGAGTTCATCGCCTGGCAGGCCGGCATCGTGCGTGAGTACGCCAGGCCGGGCCAGTTCGTCACGACGTGCCTGGCCTACTGGTCTCCCGGCCTGGAGGACGACGAACTCACCGACAGCCTGGATGTCACCGCGGGCAACCCGTACTACGACATGCAGGACAGCCTCACCATGCCGGAGCCGCCGCGCGAGAAGCTGCCGGGGCAGTGGATGGATTACGGGGCGTGGGCGCTGCACCACAGCGCCGACCGGATCTACTCCTCGCGCCAGGAGCCGTTCCTGATCACGGAGACCAACGCCCAGGCCATCGGCGGCCCTTCGGACAACCGGCCCGCCTTCGACGGACAGTGGCGGCAGGCCGCGTGGGCGCTGGTCGCGCGCGGGGCCCGCATGATCGAGTACTGGCACTGGCACACGCTGCATTTCGGCACCGAGACGTACTGGGGCGGCATCCTCCCGCACAGCGGACGGCCGGGCCGCGCCTACGGTGAACTCGCCCGCCTGGGAGCGGAGTTCGAACGGGCAGGAGACCTGGTCGCCGGGATCACACCGGACGCCGACATCGCGATGGTGTACTCGGCGCCGAGCAAGTGGCTGATGAACAAGTACCCGCCGCTCGCGGGTCCCGACGGCGGTCCGGACGCGGGTGCGTACGAGGGCATCTTCGCCCCGTTCTACCGGGGCGCGTTCGAGGCGGGGCGCCAGGTACGGATCCTGCACGCACGCCAGTTGCACGACCCGCGCGGCGAACGACCGGGACTGGCACCGGAGTCGGCGGCCGAGCTGCACCCCGTGCTCATCGCTCCCGCGCTGTACGTGGCGGACGACGGGATGCTCGACTGGCTGGGCGCCTACGCGGAGGCGGGCGGCCACCTCGTTCTCGGTCCCCGCACCGGCTACGGCGACCATGAGGCGCGGGCACGCCACGAGGTGACACCGGCGCGACTGGTCCGGGCCGCGGGCGTCCGGTACGACGAGTTCAGCAACCTGCACGCCGACCTGCCGCTGCGCACCGCGCCGGACAGCCCGCTCCAGCTGCCCGCCGACGCGGTGGCCACCCGTTGGGTGGAGGGCCTGGCCGTCGAGGACGCCGACGTCCTGGCCGAGTACGACCACCCGCACTTCGGGCGCTGGCCCGCCGTGACCACCCGCCGCCACGGCGCGGGCCGCGTCACCTGCGTGGGCACCGTGCCCGGCCGCGATCTGGCCCGCGCGCTCGCCGGGTGGCTCGCGCCCACCCCGGGCAGCGGCTGGCAGGACCTGCCGGACTCGGTCACCGTCGCCACCGGCACCGCCCCCGACGGCCGGCGCGTCCACGTCGTCCACAACTGGAACTGGCAGCCCGCCACCGCCCAGGCCCCGCTGGACCTGACCGACGCCCTGGACGGCAGCGCGGTCCCGGCCGGTACGCCCGTGCGGCTCGGCGCCTGGGACGTCCGCGTCTTCGCCGCCGCACCGGAGGCCGACGCGTAG
- a CDS encoding polyprenyl synthetase family protein produces the protein MASDRWEPAAFKARVDEVLHRVVAQEAGRFAAIDPSLDPVAEQVEAAVADGKRLRAAFCYWGWRAVGQPDSDALVRAAASMELVHAAAVVHDDLIDDSPLRHGRPTAHIALRDAVRRGPRAVAAARSLAMLVGDLLMSLAGQVFATSGLPAAYLSRARPLWSVLARELIAGECLEILRTGAGPDTTASLKVIRYKTAKYTVEQPLLIGGTLAGAGARLREGYSAYGLPLGEAFQLRDDLLGLFGDPERTGKANADDVRGHRPTALLAETWRLAGDAERELLRTLLGRRDLDDEGLDTVREVMRQLKAPDRIEDMITARVEEALDALHQLDVPAPAATALTALAHSAAVRLS, from the coding sequence ATGGCGTCTGACCGGTGGGAGCCGGCCGCGTTCAAGGCCCGCGTCGACGAGGTACTGCACCGGGTCGTCGCCCAGGAGGCCGGCCGGTTCGCGGCGATCGATCCGAGCCTGGACCCGGTGGCCGAGCAGGTGGAGGCGGCGGTCGCGGACGGCAAACGGCTGCGAGCGGCGTTCTGCTACTGGGGCTGGCGCGCGGTGGGGCAGCCGGACAGTGACGCGCTGGTGCGGGCGGCGGCCTCCATGGAGTTGGTGCATGCCGCCGCGGTCGTGCACGACGACCTCATCGATGACAGCCCGTTGCGCCACGGCCGGCCCACCGCGCACATCGCGCTGCGCGATGCCGTACGCCGCGGGCCTCGTGCCGTCGCCGCCGCGCGGTCACTGGCGATGCTGGTCGGGGATCTGCTGATGTCGCTGGCCGGGCAGGTGTTCGCCACCAGCGGTCTGCCCGCCGCGTATCTGTCCCGGGCCCGCCCGTTGTGGTCGGTGCTGGCCCGGGAGCTGATCGCGGGCGAGTGCCTGGAGATCCTGCGTACCGGCGCCGGCCCGGACACCACGGCATCACTGAAGGTGATCCGCTACAAGACCGCCAAGTACACCGTCGAACAGCCCCTGTTGATCGGCGGCACCCTGGCCGGCGCCGGGGCGCGGCTGCGCGAGGGCTACTCCGCCTACGGGCTGCCGCTGGGCGAGGCGTTCCAGTTGCGGGACGACCTGCTCGGCCTGTTCGGGGACCCTGAGCGCACCGGCAAGGCCAACGCCGACGATGTGCGCGGCCACCGGCCCACGGCCCTGCTCGCCGAGACCTGGCGCCTGGCCGGTGACGCCGAGCGGGAGCTGCTGCGCACTCTCCTGGGCCGACGCGACCTGGACGACGAGGGCTTGGACACCGTCCGTGAGGTGATGCGCCAGCTGAAGGCGCCCGACCGTATCGAGGACATGATCACCGCGCGGGTCGAGGAAGCCCTCGACGCCCTCCATCAGCTGGACGTACCGGCGCCCGCCGCCACTGCCCTGACCGCCCTGGCGCATTCGGCGGCCGTCCGTCTGTCGTGA
- a CDS encoding NAD(P)-dependent oxidoreductase: MNEQQDHTTRQNSAVTVIGLGPMGQAMARTLLAAGHPVTVWNRTAGRADGVVADGATLAATPSEAVEASDLVILSLTDYQAMYDILDSATASLAGRTLVNLSSDTPDRTRTAASWAAGHDAVFLSGGVMAPAPMVGTEAAHVYYSGPAEVMENHRAALAPIGAPRYLGDDPGLSQLMYQAQLTVFLTTLSALMHATAMLGSAGMKAQEALPELLATADTIGDMMRAGEENPGVALDAGEHPGDLSTVTMMGATSDHIVEASVALGLDLALPQAVQSHYRRAIEAGHGGDNWTRIIDSIRGQR; the protein is encoded by the coding sequence GTGAACGAACAACAGGACCACACCACCAGGCAGAACAGCGCTGTCACCGTGATCGGGCTCGGCCCGATGGGCCAGGCGATGGCCCGCACTCTCCTCGCCGCCGGCCACCCGGTCACCGTCTGGAACCGCACCGCCGGCCGGGCCGACGGCGTCGTCGCCGACGGAGCGACGCTCGCGGCGACACCGAGCGAGGCGGTCGAGGCGAGTGACCTCGTGATCCTCAGCCTCACCGACTACCAGGCGATGTACGACATCCTCGACAGTGCCACCGCGTCGCTCGCCGGCCGGACGCTGGTCAACCTGAGCTCCGACACCCCCGACCGCACCCGCACGGCGGCATCCTGGGCGGCGGGCCACGACGCCGTCTTCCTCAGCGGTGGTGTCATGGCCCCGGCGCCGATGGTCGGCACGGAGGCGGCGCACGTCTACTACAGCGGCCCCGCCGAGGTGATGGAGAACCACCGGGCGGCGTTGGCGCCGATCGGCGCACCGAGGTATCTGGGGGACGATCCGGGGCTCTCCCAGCTGATGTACCAGGCCCAACTCACGGTGTTCCTGACCACCTTGTCGGCTCTGATGCACGCCACCGCGATGCTGGGTTCCGCGGGCATGAAGGCCCAGGAAGCGCTGCCGGAGTTGCTCGCCACGGCCGACACGATCGGCGACATGATGCGGGCCGGTGAGGAGAACCCCGGTGTCGCGCTGGATGCCGGGGAGCATCCCGGCGACCTCAGCACGGTCACCATGATGGGTGCGACCTCCGACCACATCGTCGAGGCCAGCGTGGCACTCGGCCTCGACCTGGCGCTCCCCCAGGCCGTGCAGAGCCACTATCGGCGCGCGATCGAGGCCGGACACGGCGGCGACAACTGGACCCGCATCATCGACAGCATCCGAGGACAGCGCTGA
- a CDS encoding DUF6086 family protein: MSMYFDLGDETLWNPSNGAGRLFLRQVEVFEAELKLPSGIGQGKHWGDPGTLEVDPALYAEFARDLVAWHCRTGHSVILALSEGFVATAVALARRAGIELEMPEPGSGHVPGRVRHDVQVPGNPRTTAADVVTALDTRAREMDRWMAR, translated from the coding sequence ATGAGCATGTATTTCGACCTGGGTGACGAGACGCTGTGGAACCCGTCCAACGGTGCCGGGCGCCTGTTCCTACGGCAGGTCGAGGTCTTCGAGGCGGAACTCAAGCTGCCCTCGGGAATCGGGCAGGGCAAGCATTGGGGTGACCCGGGCACACTCGAGGTCGATCCGGCCCTCTACGCGGAATTCGCACGCGACCTGGTCGCCTGGCACTGCCGGACCGGACACTCCGTGATCCTCGCGCTTTCCGAGGGGTTCGTGGCCACGGCGGTCGCGCTCGCGCGGCGCGCCGGAATCGAGTTGGAGATGCCCGAACCGGGGTCCGGTCATGTGCCTGGCAGAGTCCGGCACGACGTGCAGGTTCCCGGCAATCCCCGGACCACGGCAGCTGATGTCGTCACCGCTCTGGACACCCGGGCGCGGGAGATGGACCGCTGGATGGCCCGCTGA